The Leclercia adecarboxylata region TGCTTTTATCTCAAGCTATAAAGCAAAATCCTGACTCTGTTCAGAAAATAATAACTGAAGTATTAGGCCTCAAAAAAAAGGAACAGGATGATCTGGCTGGGTTGTTAGAGAATACTACGCTGTCCTCGATAATAAGTGCTTCAAAAGTAGTTAGTGATAGACTTAATTTTATTGACGGCTTGGATAACCTCGTTCACGACGGGGATACAAAAAAATCCCTGCTAGAAAGAGATCAACTTCATAAAATACTAGAGAAGGAAGCTTGGATTTTTCGTGAAGACTTTTATTTGGCTGGTTCTGAGGACTGGCTTGAAACAGTACTTCAAAAACATATTAAACATCTTGGAAAAAGAGAAGATGTCGAAGATGATACCCCTGTTCTTTTACCCGGAGGGCATCGTGGTCGGGTTGATTTAATGTTTGCTAAAGCTCGGCAACCTTATGAAGGGTATACTGAATACTTAGTCGTGGAATTAAAACGACCTTCGCAAAAAATCGACCTTGATGTTTTAGGGCAAATTGAAAAGTATGCTATGGCCGTGAGTTCAGATGAGAGATTCGATCACACAAATTCAAAGTGGACTTTTATCGCTGTCTCAAACACCATGGATCAGTTTGCTACCCGGAAGGCACGCACACGAGGTTGGCCTAAAGGTAAGACATTAGATGATGGAGATTTGAATGTTGAAGTGTGGATAATGACTTGGGCAGAAATTATTCATGCAGCAAGAGCAAAGTTAAGTTTCTTTAACAAACAACTGAAGTATGAGGTAACACGTGGCACAGCTACCGCCTACCTTGAGAAAACACACAAAGAATACATACCCGTACTTGCACATGCTCAACCTGAAGCGGTCTCCCTCGCTGATGTTGCAGCTGACGACGAGAGTTAACAATTGTTCTGCTGAGGCAAACAAAAGATATTGCAAAACCGAACAAGATAGCCGATATTTAAGACTAATTTGTTATGTTGCCAAAATTATATAACCCGCTTAATGCGGGTTTTTCTTTGATATAACGCAATGTTTTTCAAAACATATCCACTTATGATTTTCGAAACCCCAAAACTACGGGGCGAAATGGAGGTCTGCTTTGGCAAACTTTTTGAACGCCCCCTTGTGCAATCCAGGAACGCCTTTTTTTGGAGCTTGAGCTAGGGGTTAGGGATAGCAAGACAGGCGGGTTTCCGCGCTCACTTTTAAGGCGAAAAGTAGCAGTCTAGTGAAAAGTAGGAATGCTCGAGCATAGCTGCAAGTTAACTGAATTGGAGAATCCCTTCAGCTTGTGGTAACAGCACATCTCCCTACCTGCCCAAACATAAACCTCGCTTCGGCGGGGTTTTTTGTTTCTGGCGCTTAAGAAAATTTCTGGCCTGGGTGTTCGCCTGGGCTTTCCATATTAAGGCCGCTGACAGGTCCATTTAGTGCAACGCCTTTCCCCATATCCGCTCCTGGAACTTCGGGGATTTTTTATTTAACATGCCCGCCTTGCGCGGGCTTTCTCATACCCGCAATCCGGGTAAGGCAAATCATGATCGAAAAAGAACCCGGCTTGCTTGGGTGGCTGACTGCAACCCTCGCTTGGCTGGCCAGTCATCCCTATGCCACATGGGGAAGTCTCACAGCTTTTCTGGCCGCGCTATGGTCATCATTGAAAGACGGCAAAGGCTGGGCGGCATCTTTTTTTGCTGGCCTGCTGGCGATCGCTATCACGCTCAGCGTATTGGCCGTCATGCGTAAAACAGGCCTCCATGAGGAATGGATGCCGATTGTTGGGATGCTGGTGGGGTTTATTGGTGCTGATCGTATTCGTGCCGCGGTGCTGGGCGCATGGGATGCACATAAAAATAATTTGGTAAGCAAAAATGATGAAAACAAGTAATAACGGGATCGGCTTTATCCGCTCTCATGAAGGTTGTGTATTAACGGCGTATCACGACGGTGGCGGCGTTTGGACAATCGGCGTTGGTCACACTAAAGGCGTGAAGGAAGGGCAGACCATCACCCAGGACCAGGCCGATCAGTTTCTTGCAGATGACCTTGTCCCGGTGGAAACCTGCATTAACGGCCATATCGCTGTGACGCTGAATCAAAACCAGTTCGATGCGCTGGCATCGTTTATTTTCAACCTGGGCGAATTCGCTTTTACTGGTTCCACTCTTCTGAAAAAGCTTAACGCTGGCGACTATACCGGCGCGGCCAATGAATTCCCCAAATGGGATCATGATAACGGCGAAGTAGTGCAGGGATTGCTTAACCGTCGGCTTGATGAGAAGGAGTTATTCCTCTCCTAATTAATATTCTATTGCTAACTATAAGAAGCCATTACAGAGCGCCATCTAATGGCGCTCGATAATGATTATCTTGTCGTTATTAAGCCATGCCCATTTTGTTAAGCGCCAAGGTAACGCCAGTAGCTAAAATTTGGTTGGCTATAATTTTAACTGCTGAGGCACTTCCGCTTTTTACGGCTTCGGTTAATTGTGTGCCATTTGATGGGTGCAGACTATCTGGCGTTTTTTTCAAGCATTCTAGGCCTTTTGCAGTTAGTACTGCACCTTTAATGCTACCGTCTGCCATCTTTTTACCTGAAATAAATCCAGACTCAACAAGCCAATAAAAAGAATCTGCCACAAAACTCAAACTTGCCTCTTCTTTAATAATGTCTTTCACAAAGTCGTTTGAATTTTCAATAGGAACGGTGTAATCCTCCGGTCTTAAGAAATAAAAGCAAGGAAAGTTATTATAAAGATCGGCGAAAACACGCCCGGTAATTTCGTCGAACATGTCGATATTGGACTGTGCCATAAGAACCCTTGAAACATAAAAATGAGTTCGTGAGGTTATCAAGGATCTGCTCTCGTAATTAGGCCGAAATTGCTAAAAAGGTGATGTTCAATAATTCTTTTTTGTTAACAAAGCCGCCGGTAGTTTCCCACCGCGCACCCTGCGCACGGCTGCCGGCGCTTTTTATTTGTGGTGGCTTATGACCGATAAACTGAAAATCATGTACCGCGCCCGACGGGAGCTGCTGCCCTATGCGCGCAACGCCATGTTGCACGATGATGCGCAGGTGGCGCAGCTGGTGGACAGCATCAAGGAGTTTGGCTGGACGAACCCTATTCTGATTGATGAAGCAGGGGAGATAATCGCCGGACATGGTCGTGTTCTGGCTGCCGAACAGCTGGGGATCGACCCGGTACCGACGATCACTCTATCGGGCCTTTCGGATTCGCAAAAACGCGCATATCGCCTTGCTGATAACCGTCTGCCGCGTAACGCCCAGTGGGATGAAAAGTTACTGAGCCTCGAGATTGTCGCGCTGAGTGAACTCGATTTTGATATCGAAAAAATTGGGTTTTCTGAAGCAGAGATCAGCAAACTTTTAAAAATAGAGCCCGATGATATTCAGGAGCACTGGGTAGGGATGCCGGATTTTAACCAGACGGATCAAAACGGGTGCAGGCAGTTAATAGTTCATTTTGAAACCGCGATTGATGTGCAGAATTTCGTGGTACTGCTCGGGCAGAAAATCACGGATAAAACCAAATATCTCTGGTATCCCGAACAGCGTCGGGATCTGGTATCTGATAAGGCATATATCAGCGATGAATCCTCAGTTTCCCCTGTACATAATCAGCAAAGGGAGGGCTGATTCGCGCCTGACCGCTCGATCCCTGGAGTTTATGCAGACCCCTTATTTTATCGTGATAGAGGAACAGGAATACGACGCGTACGCTTCTGTAATCGACCCGAAAAAAATACTGGTTCTGGATAAAAAATATCAGCGGGAATACGACACATTCGACGATCTCGGCCTGACGAAAAGCACAGTCCCCGGCCCGGCGCGCAATTTCGTCTGGGATCACTCGGTGGCCCATGGCTTTGCCTGGCACTGGGTGATGGACGACAACATCCGCAATTTTTATCGCCTCCACAACAACCGAAAGATCCGGGTGGCGGATGGCACTATCTTTCGTTGCATGGAAGATTTCGTGCTGCGGTATGAAAACGTCGGGCTGGCAGGGCCGAACTATTTCATGTTCGTACCGCGGCGGGAGAAGGTGCGCCCGTTTATGACCAACACCCGTATCTATTCCTGCAACCTCATCCGCAACGATCTGCCCTGGCGCTGGCGCGGCCGGTATAACGAAGATACCGATCTCTCGCTGCGCATGCTGAAAGCGGGCTGGTGCACCATCCAGTTCAATGCGTTCCTGCAGCAGAGGATATGGACGCAGCAGATAAAGGGCGGGAACACTGCCGAGTTCTACGCCAGGGAAGGCACCTACAACAAATCCAGCATGCTGGTGGCGATGCCAGTTATACACCGAAAGCCATGCAGGCGGCCTCCATGGGTGACGGTGAGGTTCCGGTTGATAACCGTTCCATGACAATCACTGTGAG contains the following coding sequences:
- a CDS encoding lysozyme, producing the protein MKTSNNGIGFIRSHEGCVLTAYHDGGGVWTIGVGHTKGVKEGQTITQDQADQFLADDLVPVETCINGHIAVTLNQNQFDALASFIFNLGEFAFTGSTLLKKLNAGDYTGAANEFPKWDHDNGEVVQGLLNRRLDEKELFLS
- a CDS encoding phage holin family protein; the protein is MIEKEPGLLGWLTATLAWLASHPYATWGSLTAFLAALWSSLKDGKGWAASFFAGLLAIAITLSVLAVMRKTGLHEEWMPIVGMLVGFIGADRIRAAVLGAWDAHKNNLVSKNDENK
- a CDS encoding ParB/Srx family N-terminal domain-containing protein, coding for MTDKLKIMYRARRELLPYARNAMLHDDAQVAQLVDSIKEFGWTNPILIDEAGEIIAGHGRVLAAEQLGIDPVPTITLSGLSDSQKRAYRLADNRLPRNAQWDEKLLSLEIVALSELDFDIEKIGFSEAEISKLLKIEPDDIQEHWVGMPDFNQTDQNGCRQLIVHFETAIDVQNFVVLLGQKITDKTKYLWYPEQRRDLVSDKAYISDESSVSPVHNQQREG